The Polyangiaceae bacterium genomic sequence ACGATGGTGAGATCACCGCTTTCACTCTTGACGTTCGATCGCGAGAGATCATCACCGTTGATCGTGGTCGACGCTGTTCTTCAGCGCCTGGACGAAACCGAGCGGGAGCAACAGCGGATCCGCGATGCGCTGACTCGCGCCGAGGAAGAGCGCCGTCAGCGGCGGAGGAAGCGCGCGACGAGTACCACCAAGTCTCGAAACCTTGAGCGTTGCCGCAAGCTCGAGCGTGGATCCTCGGGCAGAAAAACTGAGCGCCTGCCTGACAACGAGCAGCAACCGACGCTCGCGATCCTGCAGACGGCGCTCGGCAAAGCAGGCCGTCGACGATCTCTCCGAGACCGAGGTCAAGGCCTACACGCGACGAAACGGCCACGGTCGAAAGCCGCTCCTGAACACCTGCCTCGCGTGGACATCGAGATCCTGCCGGTAGAGGTGCAGCAGCGCGGCCTCGATGCATTCGAGCGGATCGGACAAGAGGTCATGAGACCGTGGAGCGACGACCTGCATCGATCGTCACGCTCGGATCATCAAACCGAAGTTCGTGCTGAAGACCGAGCCCAGGACGACGAAACGACGGCCGTCTTCGTTGAGCGACTCCCGCACTTCCGATCCCGCGCTGTCTCGCCGGCCCTGATGCTTGCCGATACGATCGTGCGGCGATGGCAGGACCACCAACTGCTCAATCGACTGGAGGGCATCTACGAGCGCGACGGTTTTCCACTGGCGCGTTCGATTTTCCAGGCTGGCACGACCAGCTGACGCCGCTGGTGCAACCACTCGTCGCCGCGATGCGCCAGGACGCGCTCGAGCAGCCTTATCTGTGCACGGATGCCACCGGCGTCCTCGTGCAGGTATTAGGAGAAGTGTCGCAACGGTCACTTCTGTGCTCGTTGCTCCTGAGCGCCACGTGTTGTTCGAGTTCAGCATCACGACGGCGACGCCGTCGACGATCTGCTCGCCGGCTACTCTGGCTACCTCGTCGCCGACGCGCACGCCGTGTACGACCACCTGTACCAAGACGGCACCGTCACTGAGGTCAATTGCTGGGCCCACGCACGCAGGTACTACTTCAAAGCTCTTGGCTCCGATCCCGAGCATGGCACGCGCACTCGGCCACATCGGCGCGCTCTTCAAGATCGAGCGCGTTCCCTCGAAACAACTCCCGCGGAAGAAGAAGGAGCGGCTGAGACAGAAGCACTCCAAGCCGATCCTCCAGCGCTTCTTCTCATGGTGCGACGACATTCGGCCATTGTTGCACGATGACTCACCTCTGATCTTCGATGCGGTGCGGTACTCACGCAATCAGCGCGTGGACTGCAACGCTTTCTCGACGACGGGCGTCTCCCCATCCACAACAACATCAGCGAGTTGAATCCAGAAGGCAGGCGATCGGCCGCAAGAATTGGCTCTTCGTCGCAGCGAGACGGCGCGGCAGCCAACGTGGCCTTCACCTCGCTGCTCGCCAGTTGCCGCATGCACGATGTGGAGCCGTGGAGCTACCTCCGCGACCTCCTGTGCTTGCTGCCTGACTGGCCGGCGCACCGCCTGCTCGAGTTGTCGCCCTTGCAGTGGACTGCGACGGCACAGCTGCCCGAGGTCCAGCGTGCCCTCCACGACAACGTCTACCGCCGCCTCACGCTGCTCGGCGCCCCGGCTGCCGGCGGCTAGCAGCAGCCCGCTCCGCTGTCAGCAACGCGATTCGCCGAACGGATACGAATCGACGAGCTCCTGCCACACAAGTGGCGGCCCCCCGACTCGCCCGGGGCATAGCCCCGCTGCTTTTCCGCTGGATCGGCGCTGCATCGTGCGGCCCGCACGATGCACTTTTCCGCAACATCATGCGAGGCGTCCGAATGGAGACGGTTACGTTGAAACGTAACCGTCCCGATATGGACGCCCTTCACGGTCGAGGCGCGGGGCATGATGCTGGCGGGCGATGTAACCGTCCCGATATGGACGCCCTTCACGGTCGAGGCGCGGGGCATGATGCTGGCGGGCGATGGCACGTCGGGCAGACAAGAAGTGGGCGGCCTATCTCACCTGGGCATTCGAGCGTCTCGGAACCCACCGCGATCTCTTCGCGCTTCCGCTCGAGGCCCTGACCCCGGCCGCCTTCAGCAAGACCCTCGACTGAGCCGACAAGCACGATTCCTCACGCCGCGCATCCCGGCGTCGCTGATCGGTCACTGTGCGAGGCTCTCGGTCCCAGGGGTTCCGGCCAGGTAGCCGGAGCCTCGGGAGACCGATGGTCACGGACAAGCAGATTCAGCTTCTGAGGCTGAAAATGAAGGAAGGCAACTCAATCGAGTCGGCGGCAGCTGCTGCCGGCATGAGCACCCGCAGCGGCCACAATTGGAAGAGCGGCTCTCGGTTTCTCGGGGCGGTCCATCACCGGCCTACCGGCGCATGCGGAGCCCCTGCCCGTTGACGTGAACCCTGCGTGCACCATGGCGACCGCAAGTTCGTCGGGATCAAGGCCCACCAATCCCAAAGCATATGTCCGGCGCCGCGCACCCGAATGTCCATTTGCAGCACACCGTTCCGCCCTGGCACCCACCAAGAATGCCAAAGCATCCGCACTCGATGCTGTCACCTTCGCCTTGCTGGCAGTATCCGTTGCAAGGCAGGTCATTGCAGCAGCCTGTCATGGTGACGACACTTGCCTCCGCAGCGCACCACGCGTCGGTTTCGACCACGTCAGGATACGATATCTGCGAATCTGGAAACCCTATTGCGTCGCCGATGCTGCTATCGCTCGCACTCGCGTCCCCGCCAGCGGCCGCCGCCGCAGTCCCCGCTCCGGCGGCGTTTCCGCCAACCGCAGCGATTCCACCGGTACCGCCTCCCCCGGTCCCGGTACCAGCGGGGTCCTTGCCCGTCGACCCACACGCCGCCGCCACCCCGATCACGAATCCAGGCCAGATTGCATGAATGCTGCGCGCCATTTCTTTCCTCCTCAGTATGCACAGGCTTCGGGAGCGCGGCACCCATTGCCGCAGCAAACCGAGCCTTCCCAGCAGCCACCCAAGATGAGGGCGCAATAGCATTGGCCGTCCGGCCCGCAGGTCCCTCTACAAGCTTTCCCGTCACAACACGCAGAATCACCGCCCTTGGGCGGCACACATCCCGAGTCTTGGTTCGCACCGCCACCCGAAGCGTCAACGGGGGAATCACCATCGCCTTGCCATCCAGCGATCCCGCCCATCGCGTGGCCGGCGCCCCCCGCATCAAGCGGGGAGCCTCCACCGGGAATCTGGTCCTCACTAACCAGGCCACCGCAGGCCATTGCGAGACAACTCGCGATCAGAATGCGACGGAGCTCACGTGCAAGTGATTGGCGAAGTACTGCCATTGGTTGCTCGGCGGAGAAGTGACGCAGCCCATTGATGAGTCGGAATACGGCGTGATGAACACATGGCCCCAGACTGAAGGGTACAAGAGTTCAGTATCGTGGTAGTCCCCCCAATATCCCCCGGCGCTTGGGCATGGGGTCTGTGAGGAAGTCACTGGCCACGTGTAGAGTGTACGCGCGCCGGTGTAGGTGTCAAACCTCGCACCTACGAGTCGCACGGTGTTCGAATTGGGTGCACTCTCGCGCGACCACCACGCGCCCTTCCAGCTTTGTAGCTCCCCTCCTCCGAAATAGGTGACCTCCCCAAGCGCGGGATGGAACTGATCGCCAGGCAC encodes the following:
- a CDS encoding transposase domain-containing protein — protein: MAFTSLLASCRMHDVEPWSYLRDLLCLLPDWPAHRLLELSPLQWTATAQLPEVQRALHDNVYRRLTLLGAPAAGG